The nucleotide window GCAGCAACCTTGCAGTTGAAAAACCCTAAGTTATATGAGGAGAAGATTCAGGAGTATATAGACAAGTACGCTACCGCGGAAAAGTACGATCAGCATTTTGGTTCAGCAGAAGGTGACCTTGATAAGGAGTACGAGGATGAAGATATTGAGGAAGAGAATGCTACGGACGGTGTAGATTATGcggaagaagaagaagactTGAGTGAAATAGAAATcgatgatgaagatgaagaggTTGCGATTAGCGACTCTGATCTACTTGACTAGTGCATATAACGCCTTTGTGGGGTCCTTGAGAAGGGGACAACAGAGGATCTTTATTACATCTTTTTAAAATCACTGAATACCTGCGTACATAGAGGTAATTATTATAATTTAAAAGCGACTACTGAATGTGGGCGGTGCTCTGTTGATCAGTTTCAAATTACTTACTTAATGTCACATTTTTGAACGCCACCGAATATATTAAGTTTAATTAACACGTCCTAAAgtatgtatatatatattatattCTGAAATACATAAAAGCATATAGGATATAGCAGGATTATTAATTTAACATATCTGATATTTTGGCTGCTACTTCTGACGTTACTAGTTGCTGCTACAAGATATTTGTTTAAAACGGCGCGAGGGAGTCATCGTGAATCACACAAGGAGCCAGCGATTATAACAGTTGTTAAAAAACACGATAGCTACTGCAATTGCTGTTAGAAACTTATATTATCAAGTGAATATGACTGGACAAACTGATATTCCTGCAAACGTTAAGGGTGCCCTAGATTTGGATCCATGGTTAACACCGTATGCAAGAACGTTATCGTCGAGACGCAATCTCGCTGACAAGTGGTTGCAAGAGATCAAGGAATCAACTAAGGACAAGAATCTTACGTTGGCTGAGTTTGCAAGAGAAGCATATGCTAGCTATGGTTTACATGCAAACAAGGTTACTCGGGAAATTACATACCGAGAATGGGCGCCTAACGCTAAGAGAGCATTTTTGGTTGGGGATTTTAATTCGTGGGATGAAACAAAGAATGAGCTTATAGAGCGCGATGCATACGGAGTTTTTTCAGGCGTTATCCCCCCTACGGCTACCAATGACTATGCGATACCTCATGATTCTCGTGTGAAGGTTGTTTTTGAGTTGGAGGACGGAAGTCGTATTTACAGGCTACCGGCGTGGATCACTAGAGCGACACAGCCTGACAAAGAAACTGCTGCCCAGTGGGGTCCATCGTACGAAGCTCGCTTCTGGAATCCAGAAAACGTTTACAAGTTTAAGCACAAAAGACCGTCTTTTAATCCTGACCAGGAATCATTGAAGATTTACGAAGCCCATGTCGGTATTTCTACTCCGGAGGAAAAGGTTGGAAGCTACAAAGAGTTTACTGCGAATATCTTGCCGCGGATAAAAGAACTCGGATATAATGCTGTGCAGTTGATGGCAATTATGGAACATGCATACTATGCTTCATTTGGCTACCAAGTCACCAACTTTTTTGCAGCTTCCTCGCGATTCGGTAACCCAGAGGAGCTGAAAGAGTTAATTGACACTGCTCATGGAATGGGAATCATGGTTTTCTTAGATGTTGTGCACTCTCACGCATCCAAGAACGTGACTGATGGTATAAACATGTTTGATGGAAGTGACCATCAATACTTCCACTCTTTAACTTCCGGCCGCGGGGAGCATCCTCTGTGGGACTCGAGACTTTTCAATTATGGCAGTTTTGAGGTGAAACGGTTCTTGTTAGCTAACTTGGCCTTCTATATTGACTTTTATGGCTTTGATGGTTTCAGATTTGACGGTGTGACCTCGATGTTGTATCTGCACCACGGTGTAGGAGAGGGAGGTGCTTTCAGCGGTAACTATGATGAGTACCTTTCCGAGTTTTCGGCTGTGGACGAAGAAGCAGTAGCGTATTTGATGCTTGCCAATGACCTGCTACACGAGTTGTTGCCTAAGGGTGGCACCGCTATTGCTGAAGATGTATCAGGCTACCCAACTCTCTGTTTGCCGAGGTCAATTGGAGGTGTCGGCTTCGATTACAGGTTGGGAATGGCATTACCTGATATGTGGATTAAACTCTTgaaggaaaagaaggaTGAGGACTGGGATATGGGTCAAATAACCCACACACTAAGTAACAGACGTTACCGCGAAAAGGTAGTTGCATATGCTGAATCTCACGATCAGGCACTCGTTGGTGATAAAACATTGGCATTTTGGTTAATGGATGCAGCTATGTATACCGATATGACCACTCTAAAACCAGCCACGCTTGTGGTTGATCGTGGGATCGCATTGCACAAGTTAATCCGCTTAATTACGCACTCGCTTGGTGGTGAGTCCTATTTGAACTTCGAAGGAAATGAATTTGGACATCCAGAGTGGTTAGACTTTCCTAATGCAAATAATGGCGATAGTTACCGTTATGCTCGCAGACAGTTCAATTTAGTTGATGACAAACTGTTACGTTATAAGCACTTGAATGATTTTGACAAGGCTATCCAACATACAGAAGGAAAATACAAGTGGTTAAATACGCCTCCGGCTTACGTTTCATTGAAACATGAAACTGACAAGATGATTGTGTTTGAGCGTAATGGCTTACTGTTTATCTTTAACTTCCATCCTACTGAGTCCTACTCCGAGTATCGTGTGGGCGTTGAGGAACCTGGTTGTTATCGTATTGTATTGAATTCTGACAAAAAGGACTTTGGCGGCTACGACCGCATTGACGATAAAAACTCTGAGTTTTTTACTACACCGTTAGAATGGAATAACAGAAAGAACTATATTCAGGTTTACATCCCATCCAGAGTTGCCCTAGTGCTTACCAAGCAGGAATGAAATGAATCGCAAATTCAAGCTCTCAGTCTTGCAAAAATAAATTCTGCTTAGTTCAGTATCAACATGTAAAATTGACAGTGAAGTTTATACACATATAGATATATGGAATATGTACATATTAACCAATATTCGTACTTGTACGTACTACAAAAAACCACAGTCAGTTTTGTCTTTTCAAGAAAAGGCAAAAAGAAAGCCCTGTACGGGGCTCGAACCCGTAACCTTATGATTAAGAGTCATACGCGCTACCGATTGCGCCAACAAGGCTCTTAATTTGTTGTTTGTTACTCTTTCTCCAGTAACTAAAGGCAATTATTTTACCACGTGAGTGTTGACATAAAGCCAGCATGGGTAATATTTTTCTATGTCGAACACGAAAAGATAATGTTACGAAGATATACCTTAAATAACAGCCATTTGTACTGTAACCGATTTTACCAAATATTTGCATCATAACTTGATTACCATTGGTTTCTATCTCTCCTAGCACATTTCTGAAAAAATGCCACAAATCTTACACTAAAAGTTCATTAGTTATTATATAGCTGTAGAACCCATTGTAGTCGTAATATATTGACTAGCTACATTTCGTATTGTTCTACAGACCGCTTGGGCATCTTACTTGCGATTAGGGTAAGCTCGGTTCTTTTACGTTTGTAACGTCTACATTTAATACGCCCTGTTTTGTGCGTCTTTAAAAAATCCTTGACACACTACATGAAACGACATTCATTTAACCACTGATACCCTACTAGTCGATCGCCCCAACACTAAAATATGTTAAGAAGGGAGCCAACAACCATCCAACTTACCTCTGACGACTTAGCAGAGCTTCAGTACAGTTTGGAGGAGTTTaagctgctgctgcagATAAAATCTCAGCATATGGACCTTGTTCTATCTTCAAATAGAGTTGGACAAACGATTCCGCCCGTGACACAAGTTGACGAACCCAGGAGGCTGTCATGCTCCTTCCAGATATCTCCGCTAAATAAACAGAtgcaacagcaacagcagaTGTCCCAACACCGTCGGACTGTAGCCGCCTCGGGTAGTATTAATGAACATCTCACTCCTAGTCAAGGTATCATCACAAACACTCCAATTTTAGACGAACAGGATACATCAAATCCCTTTATCCATCGCGGTTAATTATATATGTAGGGCTCTATAGAAGAACTAACGCAGCTAATGAAACCCTTGCTTCAGATCTAGGTAAGCAGTTACTGGTTTTTGCGGGATATATATTCCCTGATCTCCTTACGCTTGGCATGGATATCGACGAATGATGGCATGAATGTAAACTCCCCATATGCATCGCTGCCTATCAAATTATCCTTTTTGGTAGCTGCGGTCATCTGAATTTCTGATAGGTATTGGTTCTGAGATAGCAGCTTTCTAGGTCCCCTTAGAGTCAAATACTCAAGTTTATCAAAGGAAAGAAAAACAGCCAAGGTGAATAGTATCAGCCCAGTGATTACTTCAAGCTGTATATCAATAGGTAACCGGATTTCTTTCTGTAGTCCATTATACATGTGCGGTTGTTTCTTAAGCTGGTGGAATTCAAAGCTTGAGAACCCTGAATGAAACAATTGAAACGAAGATATTATAAATAATAAGCTTGATATTAACGACATTTTATGCTAGCGTGCAGCAAGGCTAATAACTGATGATTCTTCCGTGTTGAACCTTTTGCATGTCTTTCTCAATTCAAAGCCTACTGCAATTGAGGAACACACTTTTCGTCTGTCATGACTGTACTATAAGTAGGATTTAAACACAATACGGGAAGTACGTAAGGATGTAACATATAGCTACTGTATTCATAGATCATAATTATTGGGATTCATCGCTACCTTCTTCTATAGGGTCGTATTGGCTGCCCGTAAGTCCTTTTGCAGCTTCTTCCTGCGAAAACTCTTCAATGGGTTCAAGTTCACCCTGAGTTCGTATAGTCTCTCTAGACTGGGGTACAGAACTTGATTCAGGAGTGGCAGTTTGCCTATGTCTTGCTTGTACTTTAGATCCTTCTGGTTTTGCTTCCTTAAATATACTTTCATCTATAATGCTTTGATATAGTCCACCTAATACATCTTGGTTTAATCTAATCCTCTTCTCGATGGCTTCATCTTTCAACAATCCGAGCCTAACTAAGCTCTTCAGTTTTAGAAGGTACACGCAAAACTGTTTTTCCGGATCTTTTTGGGCGTGGTTTGGTTCGTAGACTACATCATTAAAATTGACATCTTCTTCGTTGCCTCTCTCAAGCGTGGCACCGATTTTACTAGCGTATAATGCTTCTAGGTATAGGTAGACTTCTAGAATTGCTTCAGGAGAGTCGAGATACACTGGGTATTCTTTTCTGATGACAGCGTTCCATTCAGATTCCTTTTCCGACAAGTTATACGCAAACATCATTGACGCGATGGTAATATCAAGTAGCGAACTTAATACTGAATGTTGCAGTCTGCATTTGGAAATAAAGTTCTCACTAGAACAACGATGTAAAGTACTCACTGTCACTGACAGCTGATCCATGACGAATTTATTAATATCGAGCATTTGCCGAGAAACGGGACTTGGCGTCTCACTCTCTTCAAAAATCTGATACCATGTCTGTAGATTCCAAGTAACAAGTTGAGTGAAAATTCTAAAATCAACTATATTTAAAACCTCAGAACTCAGTTCATGCAGCAGGAGTGGTAACTGACTGACGTATTTGGAGAAAAGCAACTCTAAAAGTTCCATATGAAGTTCTATTCTATAATTTTTACCAAGAACAACCAATTTATTCAAATATAATCGATGCAAGGTTTGGATTTGTTCGTTAGCTGAGTTGCCGTCTGTGAGACTCATTTGCTTTAAAAATTTCGTCAGGGATATTTTGATCTTCTCTAATTGTTGCTTCCATAAGTTGTCGATCTTATTTATCGATAACTTTTCAGTGAATGGTAGAAGTTTAGTAAAGGCCTCGACCTTCAATTCGTCATATTCGTTGTCAATTGCCGTATCGCCAAAATTTTTGACTATGATTTCGAAAATGCGCTGAAAGGAAGACTCCTGGCCCACGGAAATCCAATCCTCAAATTGGAATAACTGGAATATGCTGAGAAGCTGGCTGAAAATCACGGAGGAGTCTAGGTTCAATTTCATAAACAATTCTAAAAGTTCAGATAATATAGTTTCTACCAGCTCTTGCTTATTTGGCGTGTTCTTTGCCTTCATGGCTCCATGGCACAATCCGCTCAACACTGTTACATACTGTATGATAGTGTTTTCATCCTCGGGTAGTAGTAACTGATTCTGTCTTCCCGATTCTTCATATTCGTCATCACTCATTTCGTCATCGCTGGTAACCTTCGCGAGGTCGCTAAATTCAGATAAGCTGCCATCGAATACTAATATTTGACATAAGTGTTCGATCATATTTGTGAAATACGGCTGCAAGAACTCTGCTGCTTGAAATAAAAGATGTATTTTTTTAGATGTGGTTACCTCTGAGGGATCTTCGTCTCTTAGATGAACTGATAATGATTTGATTAAAAATCTCATAAAGATTCCAACCTCTGCAGCTTTTGACAAAGGCATGTTTCCTATGGTCTTCTCCGTATCGTGAGTATCTAAAAACTCTATGACTTCTTCCTTCTCAACAAATGAGAAAAATTTAGATATAGCAGACAAGAACTTCGCGTTTTTAGCATTTGAAGATACCTTTACTTTATGGTCATAGAATATTAAGCTTGTGATACTTAAAATTTCGGAATGCTCTAGGTACCTGAAACCATTTATTTCAACTAACACTTGTACTGCATCCAGCCGTACCTGTAAATCGACGTCTTTCAGTGCTATTTCCAAAATTCTCTGCTTGAACCTCTCAAAAAATTGCCTTAGAGAAGAATTGTCAAACATATTCTCATGCCTCTTCTTGGAATAAGAAACTATGTCCGATAATGTTTTTAAAACTTGTGATCTAACGGTAGGACTGGTATCAGAGAGTAGCCAGCCGAAATACTTCAGATATGTCGctttaaaaaaatactcAGGATGATTTTTCAGCCACTTAGCCAAATGTAGCATAGATTCTGATCTAAGACTTTCGTCAACATCTTTGAACCGATGTACAAAACATAAGTTAACAATATTATCAATGTTACTCTCAATAACAGTTTTAGTACTTTGTACATCAGCAATTGTAGCCTCAAGCTTGTCAACGGTCTTTTTATTGGGTCTCTTTTTTTTCTGCTCCATCTTCAATTGTTTTCTCAATTTCAGTAATACCTGTGTATCAAGGTCCACTACAAGCTCCGTTAGCTGATCCTGGAAAACATACATTGCAAGAGTAGCAACGTATCGCAAGCTCCTTATCTTGCAGACAGAAAATGAAGATAGCCATGTTAATAAATCTAACATCAGTGGGCTAGTCTCTATAACGGTGTTCGCCTCCTCTCCATCCTCTTCTGAGTCTTTCTCAATGTATATCATATCCTTGTCGTTTGCCAATTCAATCAGCTTGCTCATGAACTCAACAAAATTGTCATACAATGGCTTATTTTTACCGCGTTTCTTCTGCGTTTTCGAAAGGTATAGGTAGAACTCATGGACGGTTTGCTCTTGAAACATTACTTGAACTTCCCCAACAGTCTCATTCGATGAATCGTTGTTCACCACATCATGCTCACCAACTTGAACTAAAGACCCACAGCAATTCAATAAAAAGTTCACAAACTCTTTAAGCGCAACAGTACGATCATCCTTGTATTGGTCTAGCCATTCGCTTGCAATTTCTTCAATAGAAGCATCCTCCGAAACACTTAGAATCTCAAAGAGCCTCGTTGGCTTAAAATCTTGCAAACTTGTAAGGTATCGATCGTGCTCCTTCTTAGTACCTGCACCAGCTCCCAAAATATTACCTGTTGACGATCCCTTACTAACTCGagccttcttcttcactCTTCCAATATCAGACGTTCTACCGGAACTTGATCTTTTCTTGGCTTTGACAGCTTTAGCTGCTACTTCGTAATCCTCATCACTCGCATTATCGTCACTTTCAGAGCTACTGCTTGATGCAGCGCCAACATCGTCTACAATTGAGGTTTGATCTTCTGTTTGCAAAGAACTTGGTTCCGTACCACTACCAGCTTCCCCATCTTCGTCTTCATCGTAATTTTTCTTCTGCTTCAACCGCTGTGAACGACGAACGATGGCCATAATTGTCCAAAGCAGCTTAAAAACGGTATCACACCTTCTATTGCTGCTGTTTATAGCTTTATTTGGTGATGTTTACGCGTTTAAAGTCGAAGAACCTaataaatatttttaatagGCGTTCACATGACAAGAAATTAATGCGCATAGAATATAATTAACAGAAGAATATATATTGCAGTATCGAATAGCAACTAAATATTACGATTATTTAGACTGTGCATATAAAAAACTATAAATGTCATAATCCCCTCTAAATGTACGCGTGTATATTCTTCAAAAGGACAAACGAGCGAGAAGCATCGGAAGGTGGAAAACCAATACTAGCCAGTGTTAACATAGCGCTTGGTGTCCCTTGTACCCGCATAGGAATGTGTTGTGATTTAATTCTGTCTATCAAAAATTAACAATTTCCCTAGCCATAATGGAACTGTGAAAATCTAGCAACTATCATCCCTTCCAATAAGTTTTGAACAGTTTGATGACTGAAAAGATTCCCTGGCTCTTAGGTTTTTGTTCTTCGCGATCACGGTGAAAGAGTTCCTGATCACTGACCTCGCTGCCAACAGATTGAGCTAGCTCCACACCTTCGGTGCTACTCAACTCACTTGCTTCATCAACATGGATATAATCACCTGGAAGGGACAGAGACGGCTTTGCGGGGATGCTCTCAACTTGCACACAAGCCTGTTTTTGTTGAACGGGTAAGACCTCGCGACTGAGATCGCAAATCTTGCTATGGCTACTGTCATTGCTGACGTTATCGGCTGCACTATCGCCGCTTATCCTACTTTCACTACTGATCCTGCTAGCATCACAGTCAGCTTCGCTGAAACAGTAAGTGTAGCTGTAGCCGTATTGGTAGCTGTCCTCGCAATCGACCAGCTCCTCGCCGGTCTCTTCTTCTGTCTCTTCTTCTGTCTCGGCGCCCTTGAGATTCTCCTCGGTGAGCTTGGAACTTATAACCTCTGGAATCACTGCACTCGCACAGGCCTCATTGATTTGTTTGATCTTTTCAATCTTTTTGGCctcttcaatatcttcaacatcctcaatttcaacttcttcaacttcttcagcatattgaacttcttcaactttaaCACCTTGGGCATCTTCAGCATCTTCAGCATCTTCAGATTCTTCGATATCTACAGAACCTTCAGAACTTTCAGCATCTACAACAGCTTCGGcatcttcaatatcttcaatattttGAGCTTCAACACTTTCAACACCTTCAATGTCTTCAGTTTCAACACTTTCAACATCTGCAACATTGACCTTCTCAGTCTCATTGGTGTCTTCGAACTCTTCAAGTTTTTTGGGATTTTCAACCTCTTCCAGCTCATCTGAATCTTCCagctcatcttcatcttccaaCTCATGAGCGTATTCCAAATAATCTGCATATTCCTCTTCATTGGCATCTTCCAACTCATGGGCGTATCCCAAATCATCCGCATATTCCTCTTCATTGGCATCTTCCACCTCATTAGCGTATTCCAACTCATCCGCATATTCCTCTTCATTGGCTTCTTCCAATTCATCCACATATTCCTTCTTATTGGCATATGCCGCCTCATTGGcatcttcaaaatcttCTGCCTCCTCTGTCTCTTCGGCTTCCTCCAGCTCTCTGACCTCTACAGATACTTCGGGATCTTCCTGCTCTTCCTGCTCTTCTTGTTTATCGGACTCTTCCCACTCTTCAACTTCTCCAGGCTCTTCAGGATCTTCTTGTTCTTCCCGCTCTTTGTGTTCTTCGTCCTCTCTGTCCTGTTCGGCTATCTCAGTCACTTTGACCTTTTCGGACACTTCAGCCTCTTCAACCACTTTGAGCACTGTCTGTATCTCCCTATCCGTGATTGCTTCGGGTCTTTCCCTGTGATTGTCCTCCACTGCATCCTCGTGTATCTCACTTCTCTCGTCTTTCTGCTCGTCCACGAGATACTTCGCCCCTTCGATCTCAAGCGGACTCCCCTTAAATCCCTCATCAACAGAGGCAGAAGAATCATACGCTTCCTCATGAGAATATAACGGCTCAGGTACTAACCTTGATGACACTCCAGACTTTTCGGACCTTCCAAAAGACTCAATTGTCTCCGCGGCTGAAATAACATCCATCCCCTTATTATTATCAACATCCTTCGGGCCCTCTTTAACCTGCTTTAACCAGTCCTTACAAAATATACGATTATTCACGAAGCCACCAGCATCTGTTATTGAGTCAAAACAGTCAACCGTCAGCCACTGAGTACCATTCACAACGAATTTAAACACTAGATCCTCTTCACCATTGTAAGGCAATTGAACACGGTAAGCACGCGTGAAATCATCATATTTTAAAGTGTACTTCTCATGTTGCCAGTCATCAAAGTCACCAGTAATCACAATATGATCATTATGGTTAAAATTTACTTCAGTATCTTCAATTAATAGTTCTAATTCTGACATTCTTTCCTTTATATAAGTATTCCTCTATAATAACAACATAAATTGTACGGATCTGTGCTAGATTGCAAAATATCCCAAATACCTGCCTATATATACCTTGCGCTGTTAATGCAAAACCTCTATTTGTCAAGTATATATGATAACTGGAGTCTTGAAGTTTAAATATACATCCCTTTTTACATCAAGCTGTCTTTTGTTTTTTGCAGTCTTCATAGTTTTAGTGATTGCCACCCTATAACCAGAAAGGTTTATCGCGTCGTGGGGAGTGTCATTGGTTACTTAAAAGTAGTAGTTACTTAAAAGTAGTAGTTAATGCTAAAAGTACGTAAAGCAAATGCTTGATGAAGCAATGAGCTTCAGTAATACTATTTAGTATATCGCGCTAAATGCTTTGAGTAGTGTTTGCTTCATGTTAACCTTTGTTGTATGCGTTGTAGTCTTAACAGCGTATAGCTTGCTTAAAAAAAATAAGACAGACGATAGAGCACTTATAGTCGAAATAAATACAACGAAAACCTTGTAGCTGGGTAGTGATCCTTTCCCTATAATGCCTGCCGAAATTGGGATGGTAACTAGGAATGTGAAACTGACTAGGACGTACACCGTAGAATAACGGGTACAGAATTCGTCAGTTCTTGAAATCTTACCACAGCAAACTGGAACTAGCATCAGAATCGGACCGTAGCAGGCTCCGTAGATTGCACTAAAAACATACATGTAgatttttgattttgaacCCGCTGGGAGCCAAATGCTGAAGCCTGCCAGCGCTATAATCAAATTGACGATTATTATAGCGTTAAAATGACCTAACCACCGATCAGCAACGATGCAAACGGAAATACCGCCAACGACAGACGCTAAATTTAGCGCAGTAATAACCAGGAAGTAGTCTTCCTCGTCATAACCAACAGTGCTCATGTATCTGGGCAAGTACGTGATGCAGCAGCCACAAGCCGCTTCCGCTGCGCACGTGGCTATTGCAAACCAGCGATAGTCGGAAGAATGTATAATAGCCTTACAATCCATACATTCACGGATATACTGGGTAGTCTTGCGAAAGACATTTAGATTCCTCTCCTGTTCAGTGAGAACCTTTAGCTTGGCAGGATCTTCCCTAACTAGCATGATCATTATACTAAGCGCGCATAATGAAATCAGCGCTATGAGTCTCATGGCCCATGCGAAGCCCACTTGACGAAAGAGATGTCCCATAATACCAGAATAGGCGACTCCTCCCAAGGTCCCGCCGCTAATTGCTAATGAGATGGCTAGGCCTCTTTTCTTGTAGAAATAGTGTGAAATCACCGCAACCAAAGGGTTCATCGCAACTCCTGACGATATCCCTACAAGGCAGCCAAAAGAGATTATAAAATGCCATACTTTAGTAGCATTGGCGGTTAAAAGTACGCCAGTAAGATATAGCGCCGATCCAATTAGAACTGGAGCCCTGAGACCATATCTATCAAAATATAGTCCACTAAAAATCCCCGAGCTGAAGTAAAAAAAAGTGTACACAGAGAATATCCATGCTATTGTAGAAGTTGATTCATGCTGCAACTGATTTTCAGAAAGATGGAGCTCTATCATCCCTATAATAAGGAACATGCCCCAAATTGAGAAAATACCTAAGATCGCTCCTATCGTCACAATCCAAGCCTTCAAGCCTCCATCTGGATAGGAAAACCCATTCTCGTCTACGCAGTCTTCACTTTTGTCCACTGACGTTTCAGAATTTCTCTCAACGGTTATCATTTTGAAAACTTTGGCAATATTAAGTTCATATGTCAAAGTACCATTCTTTGACGAGACACATAAGTAGAAAGTTAACTTTCAGAAGGAAAATAAGTACTACTAAGTTATATAGAACCAACTTTCCCACTATTATATATACTTAGTCACTACTAAACTTATTATCTAAAAAACTTCTTTGGAGCAgtgtattattattgaaTCTCGCAAATTACTTAGGCACTAGTTATTCTACCTGACCTTTCAGGTACGATACGGTAATAAATAGTTGGGTTAGTTGGGTTAGGTGAATACAATAGATAACTTGGTTTTATTTTGACCTTACCTTGTATATTAAAATTAGTGAGTCAAACACCGTAGTAAATGCTGATTTAGAGAATGATTATGATTCGAAGGAATTAATCACCTCGTCCTGGCCTGAATCTAGAAAGATTGGGCGATTATAGCCTTATAGAAATTCCGGATTTTCGTTGTATAATCACCCCTTGTTTTTTTCAGGACTCATTACTGCGGCATTTACTGTGTTAGACTCTAAACTTGTTGAAGAACGACAGAAGACTGTCGCGATGCACGTTTGAAGTCACCGCGGGTTTTCTGTGGTATGCAATCTTGACGTTCCTAAACGACTCCTTTAGAAGCTCTGTTTGTTTACTAATGCAGGTACATATCAGGTCAACATTCGCTGATATCGGCATCTTGTGTTAATTGTTTCTTGAGTAACAGTGGGTCAACTTGCTCTTTTCCACATTCGCCCAGAAAATAGATTACGGTGACATAGTACCTCTGTATACGGCGGTATGTATATGCAATTATTACACTAaatattaaacaaaaaTAAGTAAATCTATAGCTTATTTTCAACGTATAGACTGTAATCTAGTGATTCCGGGGTTTCGTCGACACCCCTGGCGACAATTGGGCAAATGGCTATCTTGGTGGGTTTTCACCACTCATGAAGGCTACTAGCCGTTCAGGGCTCTAACCGCTATCAATAAGTCAAAACAACATCCCGATTACTAAGGGAATGCAGGCGTCTTATTTAGAAATTGGATTACCAGGTACAATATAAATGGCACGAACTAACCTTATCAAGGTTTATAGGAAATAGTAGATCATTTTTCGATGCCGAAGAGGGACCTGTGATAAAGCACGGTTTCTTCTTGGGCACCTATTAAGGGACTGACGGATCTTTTCAATAAAACCCGACATTCTTAGCAAATATATCGTTGTGATACTGTATTAAGCGCGTCTAGGTTACTATTCTCAGTACTTAGAATGGATAGTGTATTGAACTCCTTACCGTAGTAATATTTTTACGTGCTTATCTATTGCTTGTAAATCTAAACGGGCAGTAGTATATTGTATCATGTATTCTA belongs to Eremothecium sinecaudum strain ATCC 58844 chromosome IV, complete sequence and includes:
- the ATG45 gene encoding Atg45p (Syntenic homolog of Ashbya gossypii ADL094W; Syntenic homolog of Saccharomyces cerevisiae YIL024C), whose product is MSELELLIEDTEVNFNHNDHIVITGDFDDWQHEKYTLKYDDFTRAYRVQLPYNGEEDLVFKFVVNGTQWLTVDCFDSITDAGGFVNNRIFCKDWLKQVKEGPKDVDNNKGMDVISAAETIESFGRSEKSGVSSRLVPEPLYSHEEAYDSSASVDEGFKGSPLEIEGAKYLVDEQKDERSEIHEDAVEDNHRERPEAITDREIQTVLKVVEEAEVSEKVKVTEIAEQDREDEEHKEREEQEDPEEPGEVEEWEESDKQEEQEEQEDPEVSVEVRELEEAEETEEAEDFEDANEAAYANKKEYVDELEEANEEEYADELEYANEVEDANEEEYADDLGYAHELEDANEEEYADYLEYAHELEDEDELEDSDELEEVENPKKLEEFEDTNETEKVNVADVESVETEDIEGVESVEAQNIEDIEDAEAVVDAESSEGSVDIEESEDAEDAEDAQGVKVEEVQYAEEVEEVEIEDVEDIEEAKKIEKIKQINEACASAVIPEVISSKLTEENLKGAETEEETEEETGEELVDCEDSYQYGYSYTYCFSEADCDASRISSESRISGDSAADNVSNDSSHSKICDLSREVLPVQQKQACVQVESIPAKPSLSLPGDYIHVDEASELSSTEGVELAQSVGSEVSDQELFHRDREEQKPKSQGIFSVIKLFKTYWKG
- the IRR1 gene encoding cohesin subunit IRR1 (Syntenic homolog of Ashbya gossypii ADL093W; Syntenic homolog of Saccharomyces cerevisiae YIL026C (IRR1)) produces the protein MAIVRRSQRLKQKKNYDEDEDGEAGSGTEPSSLQTEDQTSIVDDVGAASSSSSESDDNASDEDYEVAAKAVKAKKRSSSGRTSDIGRVKKKARVSKGSSTGNILGAGAGTKKEHDRYLTSLQDFKPTRLFEILSVSEDASIEEIASEWLDQYKDDRTVALKEFVNFLLNCCGSLVQVGEHDVVNNDSSNETVGEVQVMFQEQTVHEFYLYLSKTQKKRGKNKPLYDNFVEFMSKLIELANDKDMIYIEKDSEEDGEEANTVIETSPLMLDLLTWLSSFSVCKIRSLRYVATLAMYVFQDQLTELVVDLDTQVLLKLRKQLKMEQKKKRPNKKTVDKLEATIADVQSTKTVIESNIDNIVNLCFVHRFKDVDESLRSESMLHLAKWLKNHPEYFFKATYLKYFGWLLSDTSPTVRSQVLKTLSDIVSYSKKRHENMFDNSSLRQFFERFKQRILEIALKDVDLQVRLDAVQVLVEINGFRYLEHSEILSITSLIFYDHKVKVSSNAKNAKFLSAISKFFSFVEKEEVIEFLDTHDTEKTIGNMPLSKAAEVGIFMRFLIKSLSVHLRDEDPSEVTTSKKIHLLFQAAEFLQPYFTNMIEHLCQILVFDGSLSEFSDLAKVTSDDEMSDDEYEESGRQNQLLLPEDENTIIQYVTVLSGLCHGAMKAKNTPNKQELVETILSELLELFMKLNLDSSVIFSQLLSIFQLFQFEDWISVGQESSFQRIFEIIVKNFGDTAIDNEYDELKVEAFTKLLPFTEKLSINKIDNLWKQQLEKIKISLTKFLKQMSLTDGNSANEQIQTLHRLYLNKLVVLGKNYRIELHMELLELLFSKYVSQLPLLLHELSSEVLNIVDFRIFTQLVTWNLQTWYQIFEESETPSPVSRQMLDINKFVMDQLSVTVSTLHRCSSENFISKCRLQHSVLSSLLDITIASMMFAYNLSEKESEWNAVIRKEYPVYLDSPEAILEVYLYLEALYASKIGATLERGNEEDVNFNDVVYEPNHAQKDPEKQFCVYLLKLKSLVRLGLLKDEAIEKRIRLNQDVLGGLYQSIIDESIFKEAKPEGSKVQARHRQTATPESSSVPQSRETIRTQGELEPIEEFSQEEAAKGLTGSQYDPIEEGSDESQ